DNA from Coffea arabica cultivar ET-39 chromosome 10c, Coffea Arabica ET-39 HiFi, whole genome shotgun sequence:
ATTTCAGTGTATTCTTTGGTTGGTGATAGTTATTTCCAGTGGTGGTCTCTTGGAGGACAATAGTTGTTTGCACTTCTGTGGATATCTTACTAGAGTTCATACTGAACTTACGCCTTGCTTAGACTCTTGTTAGATAATTAATGTTCAGCTGATTGGAACAATACGAGTAATGTTATGTAGAATGGAGGACTCTTGCTACAGGTGCTTTCAGCTTGCACATAAATTTTGGTTGGAAGAAGTTTATAACTAGTGAGACATTTACCTCTCAGCGGCCCTGTACTTCTTGCCATTATAGTGTAAACCATCTCTTAGTCCTACTGTGGCTGATCATGCTCATGGACTATTTGCTGATCACTGCCTTTGTTAACTACTGTCTCAACAGCTAGTGGATCAGAAGCAAACCCATGCTTTAATAGATCTCTCCCTTTGCTCTTCAGCCTATTAAATAGTATTAGGCAGTTCTTTCTGTTGTCCTCTCCCGAGGAAGGGTTGTTTTGTGGTACTTGCCAGTCTGCTGTTGGAAACAGGTCATCCTGTTACACTTTAATATCTCAGGTAGTTCTAGACATTAGACTTTCTGTTTTTTCCCTTGAAAATCTtttcctaaactcccaaacgTAAGGAAACAACGACTTTCTGTTGTTCATCTAATCACTTGGGAcgattgaattgtggtttgttGGGAcgattgaattgtggtttgttGACTGTATCTTACAGAGAGCTTCATCTTTTTGTTGCAGGGAATTGAAATGTTGATGAGTTCTGGTCTTGACAAGGTAACTAAAAGCTGAGGGGAATTGTTGATAGTTCTCATTTTTTAACGAGTATTTCTCCTGATAATTAGGATTATTGCAGCCTGAAGAGGTTAAATTTGCTGTACCTTTATTGGACATGGatttaaataaaatggttttggGTTCCACCTGGCGACATCAGCAGAAGATTTACTTGCAGGCAAGTTTGTGATAATATGGCTCTGCAAACATACTTGTCCATCCATGCCATTATTTTCTAATATGAGCACTAGAAATCATCACATCACTTAAAGACGGTAGTTCCCCCTCCAcccaaagaaaaaatgaaaggaatagTATGCATTATTCAAGTACGAATAGAAGAATTAAACAGTGCATAATTCTTAGACACTGCTTGATACTTCTACTAATACTTAATATTCAAGTAGAGAGATATATAGACTTGGtttgactctctctctctcctcctcctcctcctcctccttttgattgattgattgatttatttatttttgtgaattttgtcaTGGCTGCGAGCAAAAATTATCTGGTTAAATGCCTAACCTCAGTTGTGCCGCTTCCTTCTTGCTGAATTTAGTTTGGCTCACCCTGCATTGACACCTGCAGGTTATCTATCCTGTAGGTAGAAAATATTCAACCACACCATCAGCACCGAGACTGAAGTTAGTTTCTTCTCCAGAGCTGAAATCTTGGTTTTCTGTTGAAGAGTCGAGGCTGCCTGCATGGTTGGATGGGATGTACGTTATCAGTcaatattattttgttttcacaaAGCTTTTTGTTGTGTcaattctttttccttctcttttccaTTTTCAGATATTATCAAAACCTTAGACTTACTTTGTTGTCTAAAATACTATATTATGGCAATAGGTGCATGGCTGAATATCTGCCCACTTTAGAAGAGATGCTTGAAAATCAGGTTACCTGCTTGTAACATGCTAGCTTTCCATGGACCATCTTTTACCTGGTCACCTTTAATGCTAATATTTGATTTTGATTGGTACGATGCTACAGATTAGAGAGGCCGTAGCTTTAGTTGAAGTTAGAAGAAAGTTTATTACTGCATTAGCTCCTCATTTTGGACGGCCCATTGAAGCTGACCCAGTGAGCACTTTTTGCATTGGGGTAATGCAATTTTTGTTTGTTAGCTTCTTGCATTAACCCTAAACATCTCTTTTCTTTATATTCCAGGTGTTTTGCAGGAAGGTGTCATTTCTAGCTTCCTCTGGGACGTTTGCTTTTCTGGTAGGATGATGTTCTATAGTTATATGTGCTTCTTAGTAACTATTGGGATCTTACAGAAGTTAAAACACTGAAGTATGTGTGAATTTGAAAGATCAACAGTTATAACTGAAACAAATAGTGCTAGAATATGacatggaacggaatgagcaaTAGATCGGCCTCCATTCTCCTGTGGATAAGCAGACGAAAGCATTTCTGGATATCTTACGGGCCTCTTTTGTCATGTAGGTTCACATTTCCATCCCACTTCAGTTCCCAAAGCAACAACCAGTTTTGGTGCTTCAAAGCTCTCAGGTACTGACCAATTATTTTTAATGAGAGAATGACCATTATCGGGCAGTTTTGCATTCCGTGGAACTtgcatttattcaaaaaatctATGGCATATGGTACTGGGGATTAAAGTGTGGTTTGTGATAAAGTACAAACCAACTGACGTAGCTGCTTACCCTGCTCTTTTCTTTCTCTGCATTGGCTatatatcaagttcaaaatttaaATGTGTCTGATGTATCTCCATGTTTGTCTTTGCGCAGCATTTTAACTCTCATAATGTGCCCATAAAATCACCTATCATGAACGATTACCCATGGAGTCCGAGGTGGGAAACGTCAGTAATGGCTGAGCGGATATTGTAAGTTACTTTTTCCTTGATACTAAAACATAGTACTGAAAGTTTTTGCTTTTTCTGAACGATC
Protein-coding regions in this window:
- the LOC113715106 gene encoding uncharacterized protein isoform X1; the protein is MVSDRIPPLISTQLTHLLAHCPISIKVEQMWSGCMNSSLLDHFTLVIPFCLEYVRWDIIYNAIYPLAKPDVIFGPEDEHFRPYRGTIDSKNALTDWNSKDPTRLLTLVLELRDLYRDYQKKRVAEVDDERLKFEISTMLSREGIEMLMSSGLDKPEEVKFAVPLLDMDLNKMVLGSTWRHQQKIYLQVIYPVGRKYSTTPSAPRLKLVSSPELKSWFSVEESRLPAWLDGMCMAEYLPTLEEMLENQIREAVALVEVRRKFITALAPHFGRPIEADPVFCRKVSFLASSGTFAFLVHISIPLQFPKQQPVLVLQSSQHFNSHNVPIKSPIMNDYPWSPRWETSVMAERIFDFLVEECLNFKRYCNETMLQQR
- the LOC113715106 gene encoding uncharacterized protein isoform X2 — translated: MVSDRIPPLISTQLTHLLAHCPISIKVEQMWSGCMNSSLLDHFTLVIPFCLEYVRWDIIYNAIYPLAKPDVIFGPEDEHFRPYRGTIDSKNALTDWNSKDPTRLLTLVLELRDYQKKRVAEVDDERLKFEISTMLSREGIEMLMSSGLDKPEEVKFAVPLLDMDLNKMVLGSTWRHQQKIYLQVIYPVGRKYSTTPSAPRLKLVSSPELKSWFSVEESRLPAWLDGMCMAEYLPTLEEMLENQIREAVALVEVRRKFITALAPHFGRPIEADPVFCRKVSFLASSGTFAFLVHISIPLQFPKQQPVLVLQSSQHFNSHNVPIKSPIMNDYPWSPRWETSVMAERIFDFLVEECLNFKRYCNETMLQQR